One Pleurocapsa sp. PCC 7327 DNA segment encodes these proteins:
- a CDS encoding ABC transporter permease, protein MRGVVRKAGKLRRWLPFNAQWQAKFDLLRTLVRRDLEARYKGSILGNLWPLLNQLSQLLIYTYVFSIVLKVKLSLRGLPENNLTFGLWLFAGLLPWIAFTGGLTQAAGSVVGQPNLVKKVVFPLALLPLVPILSMFVESYFGLMLLIFFVAVTTHSLHTTLALLPLIWLTQLSLTAGLGYLSAGLTVFLRDIPQTLGVILNIWMYLTPIIYPASAIPQEWRSWVFWLNPMTAIAEVYRDLILVGEVKHWGEWGVASAISAIVFCCGFLVYKKLRPAFADVL, encoded by the coding sequence GTGCGAGGAGTTGTCCGCAAAGCAGGTAAGTTGAGGCGTTGGCTGCCGTTTAACGCGCAGTGGCAGGCAAAGTTTGACTTGCTCAGAACCCTGGTACGGCGCGATCTAGAGGCGCGGTACAAAGGTTCAATTCTCGGTAATTTGTGGCCCCTGTTAAATCAGCTATCGCAGTTGTTAATTTATACCTATGTTTTCTCGATCGTGCTAAAGGTAAAGCTGAGTCTCAGAGGATTGCCAGAAAATAACCTCACCTTTGGTTTGTGGCTATTTGCTGGCTTACTGCCATGGATTGCATTTACAGGGGGGTTGACTCAGGCAGCAGGTTCGGTGGTAGGGCAGCCCAATTTAGTCAAAAAAGTGGTGTTTCCTTTGGCTTTACTGCCGCTGGTGCCAATTCTTTCAATGTTCGTTGAAAGTTATTTTGGTTTAATGCTATTGATTTTTTTCGTGGCAGTAACTACTCATAGTTTACATACGACTTTGGCATTACTACCGTTGATTTGGCTGACGCAGTTATCGTTAACGGCGGGATTGGGGTATTTGAGTGCGGGACTAACCGTATTTTTGCGCGATATCCCGCAGACATTAGGAGTAATTTTAAATATTTGGATGTATCTAACGCCTATTATTTATCCAGCCTCAGCAATTCCCCAGGAATGGCGAAGTTGGGTGTTTTGGTTAAATCCTATGACGGCTATAGCAGAGGTGTATCGCGATTTAATTTTAGTAGGAGAAGTGAAGCACTGGGGCGAGTGGGGAGTCGCTTCTGCAATATCTGCGATCGTGTTTTGTTGCGGATTTTTGGTATATAAAAAGTTGCGTCCGGCATTCGCTGATGTATTGTAG
- a CDS encoding DUF2862 domain-containing protein, with protein MEIGQKVKVYRLRDRVSTDIANKLGKVGTIKEFKMTDGSGVGAIVEFEDNTATWFFEDEIKPVD; from the coding sequence ATGGAAATCGGGCAAAAAGTCAAGGTTTATCGCCTCAGAGATCGCGTATCAACGGACATCGCCAACAAACTGGGCAAAGTCGGAACTATAAAAGAGTTCAAAATGACTGATGGTAGCGGTGTTGGAGCTATAGTGGAATTTGAGGACAATACAGCGACTTGGTTTTTTGAAGACGAAATCAAACCAGTCGATTAA
- a CDS encoding ArsA family ATPase — translation MSLILTFLGKGGSGRTTMAIAAAKKFASSEKRVLLVGQDPGPTLGLLLGATTSNSPTEITSNLSVVQLFSTIMLEQSWEQIKELEAKYLRSPTLKNVYGQELGILPGMDSALALNAIREYDKSERYDIIVYDGPGDNNTLRMMGIPEVLSWYVRRFRKVLGDSDVGKVLAPFIQPITSAILNVSWSADDLAKEPSDRANNLLEEGKAALANPKRVTAYLVTTADPIAIAAAKYLWGSAQQVGLTVSGVLLNQAEASEAITTEFAPLGVNAIPSRAGDDWQPLIEALPDFQTVSQVPQPMTVDLAARQVRIFLPGFDKKQVKLTQYGPEITIEAGDQRRNIDLPSPLRGQPVRGAKYQSGYLVISF, via the coding sequence ATGTCTCTAATTCTTACTTTTTTAGGGAAAGGCGGTAGCGGTCGTACTACTATGGCGATCGCTGCTGCGAAAAAATTCGCCAGTAGTGAAAAGCGAGTCTTGTTGGTAGGGCAAGATCCCGGCCCTACCCTGGGCTTATTGTTAGGGGCAACTACCAGCAACTCTCCCACAGAAATTACCTCAAACCTATCGGTGGTTCAGCTATTCTCAACGATTATGTTAGAGCAGAGCTGGGAACAGATCAAAGAGCTAGAGGCGAAGTACTTGCGCTCTCCGACTCTAAAAAACGTCTACGGACAAGAATTGGGGATCTTGCCGGGCATGGATAGTGCCCTCGCCCTTAATGCTATTCGCGAGTATGATAAAAGCGAGCGCTACGATATCATTGTCTATGACGGACCGGGAGATAACAATACCCTGAGAATGATGGGAATACCAGAAGTTTTAAGCTGGTACGTCCGTCGTTTTCGTAAGGTGTTGGGCGATTCCGACGTGGGGAAAGTGCTTGCTCCTTTCATTCAACCTATTACCAGCGCCATTCTTAACGTGTCCTGGAGTGCGGACGATCTCGCTAAAGAACCGAGCGATCGCGCCAATAATTTATTAGAAGAAGGAAAAGCCGCTTTAGCCAATCCCAAACGAGTGACTGCTTATCTGGTGACTACAGCAGATCCAATCGCGATCGCAGCGGCAAAGTATCTCTGGGGAAGCGCCCAGCAAGTCGGATTGACGGTCAGCGGCGTGCTACTCAACCAAGCTGAAGCATCCGAAGCCATAACGACTGAATTCGCTCCCCTCGGTGTGAATGCTATTCCCAGTCGCGCGGGCGATGATTGGCAACCGCTAATCGAAGCATTACCAGATTTTCAAACGGTTAGTCAGGTGCCCCAACCTATGACTGTCGATCTCGCTGCCCGTCAAGTTCGCATTTTTCTGCCCGGTTTTGACAAAAAGCAGGTTAAGCTAACGCAATACGGACCAGAGATTACTATAGAGGCAGGCGACCAGCGACGGAATATCGATCTGCCGTCACCACTGAGAGGTCAACCCGTTCGAGGAGCCAAATATCAAAGCGGGTATCTCGTGATTTCCTTCTAA
- the chlG gene encoding chlorophyll synthase ChlG produces the protein MSDSSVSNPSDRVKLPTNDDRSAKTRQLLGMKGAASGETSIWKIRLQLMKPITWIPLIWGVICGAASSGEYTWSLENILKIAVCMVLSGPFMTGYTQTVNEYYDREIDAINEPYRPIPSGAIPLSQVIAQIVVLLLGGIGLAYVLDVWAGHEFPTITCIAIGGALLAYIYSAPPLKLKQNGWLGTYALGSSYIALPWWTGHALFGDLNWTIVILTLIYSFAGLGIAVVNDFKSIEGDRQLGLKSLPVMFGVTAAAWICVLTIDLFQAAIAAYLIYIHENLYATILLLLIIPQITFQDMYFLRDPLKNDVKYQASAQPFLVLGMLVTGLALGHAGV, from the coding sequence ATGTCTGACTCTTCTGTGTCTAATCCGAGCGATCGCGTAAAACTCCCGACCAATGACGATCGCAGCGCCAAAACCAGACAGCTACTGGGCATGAAAGGGGCTGCCTCCGGCGAAACTTCGATCTGGAAAATTCGACTGCAATTGATGAAGCCGATCACCTGGATTCCCCTGATCTGGGGCGTAATTTGCGGTGCGGCTTCTTCTGGCGAATATACGTGGTCGCTCGAAAACATTCTAAAAATTGCTGTTTGTATGGTTCTATCAGGACCTTTCATGACAGGCTATACGCAAACAGTCAATGAATACTACGATCGCGAAATCGATGCTATTAACGAACCTTATCGTCCCATTCCTTCGGGAGCAATTCCTCTTTCCCAGGTTATCGCCCAGATTGTCGTCCTTCTCCTGGGCGGGATCGGTTTGGCTTACGTCCTTGATGTATGGGCAGGTCATGAATTTCCAACCATCACTTGTATTGCCATTGGCGGAGCTTTGTTAGCTTATATCTATTCGGCTCCACCTCTAAAACTCAAACAAAATGGCTGGTTGGGGACTTATGCCCTCGGTTCGAGTTACATCGCTCTGCCTTGGTGGACGGGTCACGCTTTGTTTGGCGACCTGAACTGGACAATCGTCATTTTGACCTTGATTTATAGTTTTGCCGGACTGGGAATTGCTGTCGTTAATGATTTTAAGAGTATAGAAGGCGATCGCCAGTTGGGATTAAAATCCCTTCCCGTAATGTTTGGCGTGACGGCGGCTGCTTGGATTTGCGTCTTAACGATCGATCTTTTCCAAGCTGCAATAGCAGCATACCTAATTTACATTCATGAGAATCTTTATGCCACTATTTTGCTATTGTTAATCATCCCGCAAATTACTTTTCAGGACATGTATTTCCTGCGCGATCCTCTCAAAAATGACGTTAAATATCAAGCCAGCGCTCAACCTTTCTTGGTATTGGGAATGCTGGTCACAGGTTTAGCCTTGGGTCACGCTGGAGTTTAA
- a CDS encoding alkaline phosphatase, producing MNNPFFNRFLSTQLKRRNLLLGAGVLGGLAIANRSRYLIAQPKYSDYPFSLGVASGEPDSNSVVLWTRLAPNPRRGNTLPSADIPLQWQVATDEKMRRVVAKGVVLATPEWAHSVRVVVEGLESDRWYWYQFRTGNEVSPVGRTRTCPAPTASSKRLSFAFASCQNYEHGYFNAYRHMSEEEIDFVIHLGDYIYEGGGVPRPDNVRSHGSPEPMDLEGYRRHYALYRSDRDLQEAHRLFPFICTWDDHEVDNDYANLESQDFDEIAAFAKRRAAAYQAYYEHLPFRPASRPQGDRMQLYRRFSWGNLALFHILDTRQYRDDQACDENGDGGGQVVECQERLAEARSLLGQPQEQWLLDGLTNSSAHWNIIAQQYLVAQLKQQKDGREGYWSDGWDGYAANRKRILDHIAQQRPSNPIFIGGDIHSFWVSELKSDFQNPASPTVACEFVGTSISSNGVPYDQFASVLPENPHIKFFESRLRGYVKCAVSRQEWRSDLRVVDTVKQQNSKVSTLATFVVEDGNPQVRQLEP from the coding sequence ATGAATAACCCGTTCTTCAATCGTTTCCTATCTACCCAGCTGAAACGACGCAACCTCTTGCTAGGGGCCGGCGTTCTGGGAGGTTTAGCCATCGCCAATCGATCGCGCTATCTTATTGCCCAGCCCAAGTATTCCGATTATCCCTTCAGTTTGGGCGTTGCGTCTGGAGAACCCGATTCTAATAGCGTCGTCCTCTGGACGCGACTCGCACCGAATCCCCGCCGGGGAAATACCCTGCCATCGGCAGACATTCCCCTGCAATGGCAAGTGGCAACCGATGAAAAAATGCGTCGCGTCGTCGCCAAAGGCGTGGTCTTGGCAACTCCCGAATGGGCGCACTCGGTTCGCGTCGTTGTAGAAGGACTGGAAAGCGATCGCTGGTACTGGTATCAGTTTAGAACAGGGAACGAAGTTAGCCCTGTCGGTCGTACCCGCACTTGCCCCGCACCGACAGCTTCAAGCAAACGTCTGTCTTTTGCCTTTGCTTCTTGTCAAAATTACGAACACGGCTATTTTAATGCCTATCGTCACATGAGCGAGGAGGAAATCGATTTTGTTATTCATCTGGGCGACTATATTTACGAAGGTGGAGGCGTGCCTCGCCCGGATAATGTAAGAAGCCATGGGAGTCCCGAACCGATGGATTTAGAGGGGTATCGGCGGCATTACGCCCTCTATAGAAGCGATCGCGATCTCCAAGAAGCCCATCGATTATTTCCTTTTATTTGCACCTGGGACGACCACGAAGTCGATAATGACTATGCCAACTTGGAATCGCAAGATTTTGATGAAATAGCAGCGTTCGCCAAACGTCGCGCGGCAGCTTACCAAGCTTACTACGAACATTTGCCCTTCCGTCCCGCTTCTCGTCCTCAAGGCGATCGCATGCAACTCTATCGACGTTTTAGCTGGGGCAATCTAGCATTGTTTCACATTTTGGATACGCGACAGTATCGAGACGACCAAGCCTGCGACGAGAATGGCGATGGTGGCGGTCAGGTTGTAGAGTGTCAAGAAAGATTAGCCGAAGCGCGATCACTTCTCGGTCAACCTCAAGAACAATGGTTGCTCGATGGTTTAACCAATTCATCCGCCCATTGGAATATTATTGCCCAACAATATCTAGTCGCGCAACTCAAGCAGCAAAAAGACGGTCGAGAAGGTTACTGGAGCGACGGTTGGGATGGCTATGCAGCAAATCGAAAGCGGATTCTCGACCATATTGCCCAACAGCGCCCGTCCAATCCGATTTTTATCGGCGGCGACATCCATTCGTTTTGGGTTAGCGAACTCAAGTCGGACTTTCAAAATCCCGCCTCTCCTACAGTCGCCTGCGAGTTCGTCGGTACGTCGATTAGTTCAAATGGCGTTCCCTACGACCAATTTGCGTCTGTTTTGCCGGAGAATCCTCATATTAAGTTTTTTGAAAGTCGGTTGCGAGGTTACGTTAAATGTGCTGTATCGCGTCAGGAGTGGCGCAGCGACTTGCGGGTGGTAGATACGGTCAAGCAGCAAAATAGTAAAGTTAGCACGCTGGCGACATTCGTAGTGGAGGATGGGAACCCTCAAGTTCGGCAGTTAGAGCCTTGA
- the psbU gene encoding photosystem II complex extrinsic protein PsbU has protein sequence MKRLVRILALLTLIVSCLLTLPATPAFAEQPKLNAVDAMLTTEFGKKIDLNNSDIRDFRDLRGFYPNLAGKIIKNSPYNKVEDVLSIPGLSERQKERLQANLDNFIVTPPSKEFNEGGDRINPGVY, from the coding sequence ATGAAACGCTTGGTTCGCATTCTAGCCTTACTAACTTTAATAGTTAGTTGCTTATTAACCCTACCAGCAACTCCCGCATTTGCAGAGCAACCTAAGCTCAATGCTGTTGATGCGATGCTGACTACCGAGTTTGGGAAAAAGATCGACCTCAACAACAGCGATATTCGCGACTTTCGGGATTTGCGCGGATTTTACCCCAATCTGGCGGGTAAGATCATCAAAAACTCTCCCTATAACAAGGTAGAGGATGTTCTCAGCATTCCCGGACTGTCCGAACGCCAAAAAGAACGCCTGCAAGCTAACTTAGATAATTTTATCGTGACCCCACCTTCAAAAGAATTCAACGAAGGTGGCGATCGCATTAATCCCGGCGTTTACTAA
- a CDS encoding peroxiredoxin yields the protein MALQLGDTVPNFTQDSSEGTISFYEWAGDSWVVLFSHPADYTPVCTTELGAVAKLKPEFDKRNVKILALSVDDAESHRGWIKDINETQNATVNYPIIADPDRKVSNLYGMIHPNSLDNLTVRSVFIIDPNKKLRLTITYPASTGRNFDEILRVIDSLQLTDNYQVATPANWKDGDDCVVVPSIPTEEAKAKFPKGVTEIKSYLRMTPQPNK from the coding sequence ATGGCTCTCCAATTAGGCGATACAGTACCAAACTTCACACAAGATTCTAGCGAAGGAACTATTTCATTCTACGAATGGGCAGGAGACAGTTGGGTCGTTCTCTTCTCCCACCCCGCAGACTATACCCCAGTTTGCACTACCGAATTGGGGGCTGTTGCCAAACTTAAGCCAGAATTTGATAAGCGCAATGTTAAGATCCTGGCTTTGAGCGTTGACGATGCAGAGTCCCATAGGGGGTGGATTAAAGATATTAACGAAACCCAGAATGCTACGGTGAATTATCCGATTATTGCCGACCCCGATCGCAAGGTTTCTAACCTTTACGGGATGATCCATCCCAATTCTCTCGATAACTTGACAGTCCGTTCAGTCTTTATCATCGACCCCAATAAAAAACTGCGCTTAACAATTACCTATCCCGCTAGCACGGGTCGTAACTTCGATGAGATTCTTCGGGTCATTGATTCTTTACAATTAACAGATAATTATCAAGTCGCGACTCCAGCTAACTGGAAAGATGGAGATGATTGCGTTGTCGTACCTTCCATCCCAACTGAAGAAGCGAAAGCAAAATTCCCCAAAGGAGTTACCGAAATTAAGTCTTATCTGCGCATGACTCCTCAGCCTAACAAGTAA
- a CDS encoding glycosyltransferase family 2 protein, whose amino-acid sequence MTKDNSKVSVIVPIYNGEADLPDLIECLRTQTYPRDRVEYLLVDNNSSDRTGQILATAAAQTSTEKINLQVLREDKIQSSYAARNKAIRIAQGEIIAFTDADCRPQPDWLEKLVIPFANPTVGIVVGELVALPGNTILEQYAERYELMSQKFLVEHPFCSYGQTANIAIRREVFERVGLFRPYLTTGGDADICWRIQKQTDWKLEFAPQAIVRHRHRANLREFKSQWRRYGTSNRYLHELHGVSLMRELTFRESLYRVSRWLLKELPRDSAKLVIGKAKAIDLIRTPIDLIGFQARTTGQKQAKLSEEAKTIEWL is encoded by the coding sequence ATGACAAAGGACAACTCTAAGGTATCGGTTATCGTACCCATTTATAACGGCGAGGCGGATTTACCCGATTTAATCGAATGTTTGAGAACGCAAACCTACCCGCGCGATCGCGTCGAGTATCTCTTAGTAGATAATAACAGCAGCGATCGCACGGGACAAATCCTAGCAACCGCTGCTGCTCAAACCTCTACCGAAAAAATCAACCTCCAAGTTTTGAGGGAAGATAAGATTCAAAGTTCCTATGCAGCGAGAAATAAAGCCATAAGAATCGCCCAAGGAGAAATTATCGCTTTTACAGACGCGGATTGCCGCCCTCAACCCGATTGGTTAGAGAAGCTTGTCATTCCTTTTGCTAATCCAACCGTAGGGATCGTTGTTGGCGAATTGGTTGCGTTGCCAGGTAACACGATTTTAGAACAATATGCCGAACGATACGAACTCATGTCGCAAAAGTTTCTCGTCGAACATCCTTTTTGTTCCTACGGTCAAACGGCTAATATAGCTATACGCAGAGAAGTTTTTGAACGAGTGGGTTTATTTCGTCCTTACCTAACCACTGGGGGAGATGCCGATATTTGCTGGCGCATCCAAAAACAGACGGACTGGAAATTAGAATTTGCGCCCCAGGCAATTGTCCGCCACCGACATCGTGCGAATCTGCGAGAGTTCAAAAGCCAGTGGCGGCGATACGGTACCTCTAATCGCTATCTACACGAACTGCACGGTGTCTCTCTCATGCGAGAATTGACTTTCAGGGAATCGTTGTACCGAGTCAGTCGCTGGTTGCTTAAAGAGTTGCCAAGAGATAGCGCTAAATTAGTTATTGGCAAAGCGAAGGCGATCGATCTTATCAGAACGCCCATCGATCTCATTGGTTTTCAAGCCAGAACGACAGGACAAAAACAAGCCAAACTATCAGAGGAAGCCAAAACAATCGAGTGGCTTTGA
- the ispD gene encoding 2-C-methyl-D-erythritol 4-phosphate cytidylyltransferase, with the protein MHFLIPAAGMGKRMGSARNKLLLTLLGKPLLAWTLSAAEASRQISWIGIIGQPDDFADFKAIIAELALAKPVELIKGGETRQESVDNGLQALPSSAERVLIHDGARCLATPELFDRCAEALLTCSGLIAAIPVKDTIKIVDKTNLIKDTPERRYLWAAQTPQGFEVQLLKECHEKGRKLGWEVTDDAALFERCHLPVQIVEGEETNLKVTTPIDLAIAEFILRQRLFSNQ; encoded by the coding sequence ATGCATTTCTTGATTCCCGCTGCCGGAATGGGAAAACGGATGGGGAGCGCTCGCAATAAACTTCTGCTAACCTTATTGGGTAAACCTCTACTGGCGTGGACGCTATCAGCAGCCGAAGCCTCGCGTCAAATCAGTTGGATCGGCATCATCGGACAACCCGATGATTTTGCCGACTTTAAGGCAATTATCGCCGAGCTTGCTCTCGCTAAACCCGTCGAACTGATTAAAGGGGGAGAAACCCGTCAGGAATCGGTTGATAATGGCTTGCAGGCATTACCCTCATCGGCAGAACGGGTATTGATTCACGATGGGGCAAGGTGTTTGGCAACGCCAGAATTGTTCGATCGCTGTGCGGAAGCTTTGTTAACCTGTTCGGGTTTAATTGCTGCTATTCCGGTCAAAGATACGATCAAAATCGTCGATAAGACTAATTTAATTAAAGATACGCCCGAACGCCGTTATTTATGGGCAGCTCAAACCCCGCAAGGTTTTGAAGTACAACTTCTCAAAGAATGTCACGAAAAAGGACGCAAACTCGGTTGGGAAGTTACCGACGATGCCGCATTGTTTGAGCGGTGCCACTTACCCGTCCAGATTGTGGAGGGGGAAGAAACGAATCTGAAAGTAACGACTCCCATCGATCTCGCGATCGCCGAATTTATTCTTCGCCAACGCCTATTCAGTAATCAGTAG
- a CDS encoding glycosyltransferase family 9 protein, whose protein sequence is MRIIALVPGGISEQILFFPTLEDLKKQYPKAAIDVMIEPRAKAAYRVCPYVNEVLVFDYRDRNGLADYLNLLGIIRDREYDMALSLSQRWTIGLLLWLNGIPIRIGYKNNASWFLSDSVPLKSEQYAAHKYHDLLQALGIQSSCPELKVTLPKEDIDWAEAEQKRLDIEESGYILLYDGFEGGDNTYPVAKWRKIVEDLQQKQPNLPIVLLRDSENERWVATTIEDRPNLKVVSPPDLGKLAAIVAGANLMLCTDSVPMHLSVAVGTYTIALFGSTDATKLLPPNSERSIGIQSPTKKVADIEPETILQQIWRG, encoded by the coding sequence ATGAGAATAATAGCTCTTGTTCCTGGGGGAATTAGCGAGCAAATTTTGTTTTTTCCTACCCTGGAAGACCTCAAAAAACAATATCCCAAAGCCGCTATCGATGTAATGATAGAGCCTCGTGCTAAAGCGGCTTATCGAGTTTGCCCTTATGTTAATGAAGTCCTCGTCTTCGACTATAGAGATCGTAACGGCTTGGCGGATTATCTAAATCTGTTGGGGATAATCCGCGATCGCGAGTACGATATGGCTTTGAGTTTAAGCCAGCGTTGGACGATAGGGCTGTTGCTCTGGCTCAATGGCATCCCGATTCGGATAGGCTATAAAAATAATGCTTCCTGGTTTTTATCTGACTCCGTTCCTCTCAAAAGCGAGCAGTATGCTGCCCACAAGTATCACGATCTGCTGCAAGCTTTAGGGATTCAATCTTCTTGCCCGGAACTTAAAGTCACCTTGCCCAAGGAAGATATCGATTGGGCAGAAGCAGAACAGAAACGCCTGGATATCGAAGAGAGCGGTTATATTCTTCTTTACGATGGCTTTGAGGGAGGCGATAACACCTATCCTGTTGCAAAATGGCGCAAGATTGTCGAAGATCTTCAGCAAAAACAGCCCAACCTACCGATTGTTTTGCTCCGAGACTCTGAAAACGAGCGATGGGTGGCAACGACGATCGAAGATCGTCCCAATCTTAAAGTAGTGTCTCCTCCGGATCTTGGTAAGTTAGCTGCGATCGTCGCTGGTGCAAATTTGATGCTGTGTACTGACAGCGTGCCGATGCACTTATCGGTGGCAGTCGGTACTTATACAATCGCCTTATTTGGTTCTACAGACGCAACTAAACTCCTGCCACCCAATTCGGAGCGCAGCATTGGCATTCAATCTCCAACGAAGAAAGTTGCCGATATTGAACCGGAAACCATTCTCCAGCAGATTTGGCGCGGCTAA